AACCAAGCTATAACACAATAAGTAAATCCCACTCATGCACCCACGGTCCGAGACTCACACATACAGAGCAAATCTAGGAGTCATCTGGCACAGACTGGCCTCCTTCCCATTACTAGCAGGGAAAGAAAATCAACTGCAAGGCCTAATTACTGATAAACCCCCAGCAGCCAATCTCAAAAAGACTCTAATCCCAatttgaaatataatataaaaggATCCAAGAATATGATGACATCAAAGCACGAGATATTATGTCATGAGTGTATTGGATGGATAACAGCTGGAATACCTTAAACttgcccaaaatttaaaaatttAACATTTTCTATTGATGTGCTTGGTAAATTAAACAACCATCTTATGCATATTTTGCtccatgtgaaaaaataaaacaagaaggAACACAAATGGAGCCCTCGAATAGATGAAGTAATTGCTTTGTTATATTACTTTAGttatttaattaatgtgattAGCCACTATCTTTATATCCCCTTAAATTGCAATAGTAAAGCATTTCACGGACATAACCAAATGAACAGCGTCATGTATCCGCAGCAACACACGACACACAACAAACAGGCGCGCGCCGCATGAACACTCACACCACCATCCGCGAAATGATCCACGACACCATCTTGATCTCTGTGGGGTTTTTTCCTTATTTTAACAGAGTATTCAGCACCTCCATTCCGACCACACGACTGATGCTGAATATCAGGAGGAATGCCATCCGATcctgtgtctgtatgtgtctcaATGTAACGGTGAAAACACACGCTACTGGAAAGAGCCGCTGCATATGACGCGCCGCTCAGTCACCCCGCGTCTCTTAAAGGGACAGCGACATCTTTACACCTGCtccatgaataaaaaaaataaaaacaattctggtTTATTGATGCGCTCAAAAGTGTTTACATTGTAACCATAATTTCCTACAAAATACTTCCAAAACTACAGTTAATTTGCTACtatagtacataaataaatcaatacgaGTTATCCTGCAAACACTGAACAGTGTaatttgtatttactttttatgacaacgtttgctaatattaaataattactgTTGTTCAACATGTCTGGTACTATGACGGATACAGTCACCatggtaaaatgtttttttttattattattaccatatatgtatttaatttatttgtgttgtgaggGATTAATGCATTccagaaaaaatatttgtgttgaaCATGAAAATTGATAGCTCTCATATTTATTGACCAAAATAACAACATTACAATCCGATAGCAGTCCATGATCTATGTGTATGCCAAACTACCAACGTCATGTAACGATGACGTCAAATGCTCCGCCCATTTTGATAACTGTCGCGAGCTGACAGGTCGTACTAGCTTTCATATCGCAATACTCGATTGATGAATTTTTCACACATTCGGGCATATTCGTCTCACTTAGAGAGGGTAAGCAGCAGTTATAGTTTTATATATGATTACAATTTGCATTTGGTTATCACACATGGTGTTACTCAGTGGCGCAAAACGTGGGTATGCGCTATATGCGGCGCATGGGGGCGCCGCATCATGGGGGCGCCAAagcgatggtaaaaaaaaaaaaaaacgaaaaaaaatttctaatttatataagttttataaatttttatataacatttatatcaaagttatataagttaaatataaaaaagttatatacattttagaGGACTAACAGGCTAGAGTAGGCGCCGGAGCCCTCATAAGATTCCATCAtaaatttattttgacagaagggtAATATCGTGACGCGAGCGCTGAGTGAGCAGCAGGAGTGAGTTGTCGTTAAAACTCAAAGATGGATAAAGAAAAAAAGCTGTCGGCGGctaaaaactgaaaaagaaagagggaaaaggaGATTGCATGTCAAGGGATGCGACAGCAGCTTAATAAGTGGATGGTGAAAGTCAACAGGTAGGATTTAAAGTGTGACGTCTGTGCTTAGAAGCTTgcaaatattcatgttaacagaCTAGCTAGCGTTTGCTAAGACTGGGAATGTAGCAGCCAGAATATGTAGATAGCTAGCTTAGAATATGCAAAACCGAGGTTGCTgagctgaaaactgaaaaatataaggTAGCATGTACGATAAATGACAAGAATCTGGAAAACAACTAATGCAATATCTCTGGTTTACCATGGAAGCATGCATAGATTTGCTAGCAAACTTGGAGGCttgcaaatattaatgttaacagactggcaagtgtttgctaacttaatgcaaataatgttgcagatatttacatttagattttggttaaaccctaggtagggtcacatctctctctctttttaaaaatctgtgctatgtgtgtgtgtgtgtgtgtgtatatatatgtatatatatatatatatatatatatatatatatatatatatatttatatcgaTGCAATACTAGATAAATGGGCAAGTGAAAATGCACGCCATGTTACAATTTAGTAGAAACTAAAGAGCGCTTTTGAATGTTTGGTAGCAACATTGTTACTTGGATTGGGAATCGAGAATCGGTGACTGACTTGTTCTaactgtttattctgtttgtaactttttattatttgttaacattgttaataataatatatatatacagccacTGTAGGCCTAcggtatatatgtacatatatatatataccgtaggCCTACAGTGGCTGTCTGATATACTATCAAATAAACCTTTATTATTTGAAGCCCATACATGATGATGTCCggcaaacttatttataagtggGGGGGCGCCAAAATTGTTGCTGCATACCCCTCTGACACTGGGTAGTTGCGCCCCTGGTGTTACTATGCCAATTTTTTACCATAGGAAGACGACATGATGAGGCTTTACTGAAGCACTagtcaaatgttatttttgtctaaatgttttgttaaacacTAAATATAGCTTATGCATCAAGAAGAACTCAATAAAAACGTGGTCAGTATTTCAAAAGCTGTAGTTTATTGCAGTGTCATCCACGAACCACAAATTGTCTTATCAAATAAAATAGTAAGCATCAAACAAATATATGGCTAAGAAATTAACTGTCAATTCCAAATAACAAggccaaatacttttttgtaaacttttattttttcaggGGGTCTCATACACACTGCTAAaatcaatatatactgtatattggtaCACCAGTAGTTCTGCAGAACTGGAATTGTTGATTATCTGCCAGTCTAACGCTTGTTGTCAGTAAAATATAATCTAATGGagtattacaaaaaaaaagaacaatgttcttttctccaaaaaaaaaaaaaacttttgtgaaCTAAAAATACAAAACTTTGGTCTAGTTCCCTTCCATGCTCGTAACCACCTCTTCAGGAAAAGCTGACAgcaatattttaatcaattttatttctgtttatcaCATTCACAACTAAAAGCTCTCCATCATTGAAGAGCACAAAATGAATGTTCGCTAAAAAAAGAAACCCAGTGCACAGTTTCACAGAAGTCTTCAAGGAAACCTTCTTGAAggtcttttaaaagatgcatgtCAGCTTATATCAGTTCTTGGAATAGTCCAACAAATTTTAAATGCAGAGAAATACAGAGTTTTAAATACAGAGAAAAATATTGGAAAGCAAAACAATGGTTCAATAACACTGATGAAGCAGATTCTTCATCCTACCAGAAATCCAAGAGACCATTATAAACAGCTTGTATTGGGAGAACACTGGCCTTATCCAAACCAATTCCACTCTACCCAAAAAACTAATTTGACTGTGATTTCACAACCATCTTCAGGCTTGAGTTGAAAACAACTAAGAGCGGCTTAGCTTAGTAGATTCATGGGCTTTTAGTGTTCCCACAGCATCCTTCACAGCATGGTAGATGATGTTCTTCACCTGTGAATAACAGAAGTATACACAACATTAAATCATCTGAAAGTGTTCATTAAGTATCTAAACCCAAATTGTAGCACAAAATATAGGTAAATAAAGGGTTAATTATGCCAAAAAGGATAATTTTGAAAAAGAGATTTTAGGCAAAATATTCACACCGTGAATGTTCTGCCTATCATCTGCTTTCGTGTTCCACAAGTCATAtggggtttgaaacaacataaaggtaagtaaatgatagcATTtgtaactaaccctttaacattatatacattttaagaaaTACCTGTAGCTTGTCCTCATGGTTGGTGTGAGTGTTGGAAAGGTGGCGGAACTCTTGCGTCAGTCTAAAACAGTGCTTCACGTGCTCAGGAGAAACAAAGTCCTCCGCAACTTTGATACAGCTGTACAGGTTGTGCACCTGGGAAAAAGCAAGATGAGGAATTGAGCATTTTCATGTCAAGTGCATGATTTCAAACTGAACTCGGGTTAATATAAATCTCAATGCTAACCTGATGTGGCGCTCCAGCTGGGATGAAAACAGCATCTCCTAAAAACTGCACAATGGACCAGCCCTGGACTCCATACTCTTCGTACAGCCTGTGACGCAGTGTCTGGTCTAGGTACCAGCTCTGATCATGGATAGGGTCATGATCTGGAGGGTTCTCTTGACCCTGTTCCTCCCCAACCTGAAATAGGTAGGTGAAATAAACCTTGGTTATTCAGTctgatttaaaacataaaatatttgggAACATAGCTGTACTGTTGATTCTTCCTTAAATACAGAAAACCTTTCAGGAGGTAAGTATATCATTCATTCATCAATCAAGAGAGAAATGGCTATCTTGTCACCTTTCGGAGGAGTTCACGGATCTTTTCAGCATCTTTGGCAGCGTAGATGTGCCACAGAGCTCCAGGTTTCTCCTTTATCTCATAGACTCTTCTCTTAGTCATTTCATCGACGTCACCCTCCTCAATGGTCTGCATCACCTCTGCAGTTATAATAGGTAGGTCAGTAAACAAACACAATTAATCATAATCAAAATCCTTCACACTTGCTGTAAGAGATTCTGAACTACAGCAGTCACTGATATTGATGGTTAGGGACTCTAATTATCTTCTAAAAATTGCCTCTGGAATTGTTTGGGCAACTATACTATGATCAACTCCAAATAATATTGGCAAATAAAACAAAGGGTAAATATTTAATTTGCTAAAGTCAAGCAactaattacaattacaaaataattaagaaaaaagGATCTGCTCACAGTTTAACAGACGCcgacataaaataaatataatattaatcaaAACTACTCCAGGAATCAAACACATCATTCTctgtaaaaactataattctgaCAGCACAGATTGCTAGAATAAAAAAGGTGGCATCACAATGTtagttaaatctttaaaaaagaaaaagaaaaaagaaacgaCAGAATATGAAGATCCATCACCAACCACTTAAGAGCATGGAAATAACATTCTTAAATAAAAACTTGTTctgagaaatttcatttttgggtgaactattcctttaaaaacttcATCTTTGCATACACTTTCTCCATATAAGTGGACATCTTTCATAATGCATCCAACTCCATTTTAAATAAGGGAAAATTCGATTTTATTAAATTACCCCTTTAAAAACTAACGCTCACTTATCCAACAAGATGTCTCAAGTAGAGTCTCAACACAGTGATGTGGGGGGGGGTTGCTATCTGTAATCAGTGTGTATGTTCAGTGACCTGGAAAATTCGGAATGGAGTTTCCAAAATGGCACActgagaaaattattttattcataacTTTTTTTCCAGTACATCCTTGCAATCTTCCTCTCAACAGTACAGAGGTCTCAAAGAGATATTCCTGATGTTAATGAGCATTTCAACACAGTACAACAGTTtaatctagtaaaaaaaaaaaatagtaagagACAGATGAAAGCAATGGGTGTGAAGACCAAGATAGAGCAAGAAAAGTAGGAGGGGCATGCCTGGCAGGTGAGACAAATTGCTCAAATAAATGCACAGACCTTTGAATCCAGCGAGGTCTGCTTCTGTGAATGAGAAATGGTGCCACAATCAAAAGTAGTAAGACCCCAAGAGAACAGGCCATACTAAAATCCTGCATCCAGCCCACATTTCTGTAAGCTATTCAGACGTGAGGTAGTAGGGTTGGATGTTTGCTAGAATTTGCCAATCAAAGCTAGCAGGCTAAGTGAGCAAACTATATAAGGGGGCACAAGTTATCTTGCATGAAAACAAATCCTCACAAATCTTAATAGATTCCACTATTAGAGATTAGGTTACACCTTACACCAGAGTTGATAATAAATtagatgtaaacaaaaacaaggcTGAGAGGAATAGGAGCAAAGTCCATTCCAATACAACATACTGTTGTTTACCCACAGGGTTTGATTGTTCAACTgaggaaacataaaaaaaaaatattttcacaaaattcaACTCGATGTGACCTTGGACCttaaaacagtaaaacattttgaaCAGACCCTACTTCTATCCCTCACActcttgttttcatttgtgtttaattttacTAAGGTCCATAAGGTGCTTAAGAGGAAGGTTTGGGACAATTCACTGATATGAAACTTCATAACAAAgttaggggtctgaatacttctgcaaagattttttaatatttaaattccaGAATCAGACCCACAGAATCCATTCAAGCTCCTTAAGCTATTAAGCTGCAGGTCTACCAGGAGCATTTCAGGCAAGTTTGACAGTTTATAGATATAGTGAACACAGTGTTGAATCAAAGTTTTTCGATGAGCTACAATGAACTGGTGAGAGCACAGGAGCAAAAGTATATGCCTTAAAATAACCTAATACAGATTAAAAAGAAGTATGATTTAAAATCAGATCAATATGAGTAAATATAAACAGACAATAACACAATGGTCTTGGCACACAGCTTTACATATACGGTCAACCCACTAAGAAATCTCAGACAATAGCAAAAATACTTGTTCTGATGTGGAGAAGATCATTCTACTGTAGCTGTAGTATAGGTGAAATACAGAAATATAATACACAGGAAATGTTGCATCTTcaagaaacaaacacaaaagcgaAAAACTTACCATTTGCCTGGTCACCTTCTCCTTCTGGGATGCCCACGTACACCATGACGTTAACAGCATCAGATACATCCAGATGGAGGTTAGTGGTGCCAACCTTTCTATCTTCAGTGGAGGTCAGACCTGACATGAAAGAGTAAaggaaatagatttaaaaaaCAGTTATGAAATCCTCATCATGAGTAATGGCAGACTGTTAAATGAAAACTCCTTACCATAGGCATTGTACATTTTAGGACCAAGATCTGGGCGAACAAAAAAGTTTGGAAGACGAGAGGCCAAGTTGAGGCGGCCATCTCTCTTTGTGTACTCTGGTAAGGGAAGGTTATCCATGAGATCATCAAACCTGCAAATGGGGGAACATCAGTGAGCTAAATCATGACAGAACTGCCCAACATACTGTGTGCTCCCAGATAAATACTGCACCAAATTACAAAATCAGCAAAACCTACCGAGTGGGCATCATATCTCTGAAATCTTCTCCAGGAGGCCAATCTTTAAGTTTTAGTACCATAGGCTGGCCGTCTCCACCTTGCAACCGCTCTAAAGAAATAAAGGAAAATGAAATAGACCTAGATTAACTGCTTACAGAGCAAATTCCTCCAAAAGTTGAGGTGTGTAATATCCAGCCTTTCTCGGAGTtgtaaaacaaactaaaaatctGGAGAAGTCAAAGTGGCTGTACTTACTGGAAATGACCTGGAAGCCATCCCAGAAGTCTCGGACCTTGACATCAGAGATGATGGCACAGTTCCTACAGTTGACCAGGTCCACATCCTGATCTCCAAACTCCTCACTGAAGACCTCAGGCTTCCATAAGTTACTCTTCAGCTTCTTGTCTATGCCGGAGACCAGCACAGgctaaacaaaagaaaacattattaGCATCAAGCAGTCTTCAGGAACTTTGATAAAACACTGAAGGGTAAGCCATTCCATTTTATCTTCCTTACCTGCCCTTGTTTCCAGCACTCTCTGAAGATTTTCCAGTTGTTGCTGTTGCTCGGGTCCTGCAGACAGAGCAAGCGCCCATCACACAGCCAGGAGTGGGAAGTGTTTGGATCTAGAACACTCAGACCCATCACCCCCTCTCTGCGAGGAACACTCCCAGACTCTCCACCTTCTGCTGACCCTGCTGCACGCCGACCCTCTGCCTTCTTGGTCTCCACCACCGATGCAATGATATGATCCAGGAAGTTAGGAAGTCCTCCCTTCATCTTGTCAGACTGCACggcaggaaaaaaaatattaattcttgAGAACTcacaaaaaaagtaataaaaggttGTTTATAGCATCATTACATACCCCAGTAGTGGAGAACACTGAAGGGAAGGAGACTCCACCCTCTGTGGAACCCTGCGGGAGCTTGCCAGGGCCAGAATTAAGCAGATCACGTAGGCTAGTACCCTCTGCTTTCGGTTGGGAAGGCCCAGAGCCCAGCAACAGACTATTGAAGAGCTTAGGGCTAGACCCTGAAGGTTTGGAGAGGGTGCTGAAAGAGTCCAGGCCAAACGGAGGACGGGAGTCACGACCCATCATGGAGCGCAGAGATTCTGAGAGGACACAAGATTTAGTTAACAGGAAGATTCTGAATTTTGCATCGGAGcacaaaaattatattcaacACCCAAGAAATAAGAATGTTGTCTAATCAAGAAATGTTTTATGAAGTGTACAAATTATCCTCTaaccagacagttataaagtCCCAGTGTAAACAACTTTAAAATTGGTCTAACCTTTGGGCTCCTTTTGTGTGGCCAGGTCTGCCAGCCAGTGAAGCGCTGAGGAATTGCCTTTGCCATCCTTTGTGCCTAGTGTCTGGGCAGCAGCCGGGGTAGTTGTGCTGGTATTTGCTCCACTCATGCCTGATGTTGTGTCAGTATTGTCCCCCTCTTCAGCAGGCTCTGTCTTGACTACTACACCCATTCCAGATTCGCCATTTGGCCGGGATGTGGCTGGACTGGAGGTGGCTCCATTCCCTGTACTATTAGCTGCACCCGACTGCATCAATTACAAGTGAGGGAAAAAGAtgatataatacaaaaaaaacaacaaaaaaaacattagaaaACAAAATCTTCTCAGATGCTTCTTTAAGAGGTAATTCTGGTTTCAAAGAAGACATTTTGGAAATAGCAGGGAACTTGCCTGTGAAAAGCCATTTGGAGCACCGGGACGCACCAAAGGTTTGTTATGTCGACTAGTACAGGGACAGTTAGCTTTGATCCCCCATTTTCCTCTGGCTGCATGTACCATGTCACCTATGCTATACAAGGCTAAAGGGATACAAAGAGAGAATAACAAATACACAATGTTTTTGACCTTGTTGCGACATATTTTTAGTTTCGTTATAACTATTAATAGGAGTAAATGCACTAACCTGTGCCAGGTATAATTTGAGTAGGCATGAGGTTCTGTGGTTCATGTGGCTGGCCTTTAGCACATTTCAGCCATGAGAACACCTCTTCATCAGGGCCATCATCTACTGAAAGAGTACTAAGTGTCAGAAACAGTGTAATCCAAGTACCTGATAAAAGATAGTAGTCATTTACTTCTAAATGTATTATGCCCTGCAGTAGATTCTTGTGTCTACCTTCAGGTGGTCTGTTCTTGCGTAGCCGGTAGCAGTCAAGGCAAACACCAAAGCCACATTTACGACACACCCAGTGAATGTTGAAGAGTGTTgtttcacacacatcacacatttcCCTCACTCCCCTGACAGCTCGCTTCCATGCCACTTTCTCTGCAAAATCACACAGAGTTGTCAGACTACTTGAAATGCTAACATTATGTTCAAGTCTTAATTACTAGCATGAAAAACATGCAAAACAGGAacttcaaatgtaataatttacatCCATGAAATCTACAGTTACTCCCAAGTCCAAAATATTGTACTATGATGATGGAAGCAAGGTCAATGTGGGCCGAAAATCTGTTATCAGACTTGCACAATGTTGGTTTGAAAAAATGTTTATTCATATTTCATTTTAAGTCGCCTCATACTTGGAATGAACAGACCTTTAATAAGATTTAGTAGACAGAAGGAAAGGTGTGACTTACGATGGGGCTCTATCATCATCATGGCCTCTTTCTCTGACATGACCAGTTGGCAAAACTGGTCACCCACATtagccaaaatgtatttggacgtGTCCAAGTCAAGTCCTTCCTTTGCTGCGATGGTGGGAAGCCACAGCCCCATTGCTATACTATCACTTTGCGTGGGACTCAGAAAACCTTCCACACGAAGGACTCCCTTCTTCGTGAAAGCCAGTCTTTTAGGAGAAAGAGAAATCAAAGAGGTTGAAAAGTCAATATGTCATGATCAACAAAAACTTACTACAActtttgtctgaaagtttaaacacACGCATTTCACCTGCGAAAGTGGAAGAAACGGCAGGCCACGTtgggatcatcatcatcatccgaGTCCTGTTCGCGGAATTTCCTGTAGCGCTCCAGGCGGCACTCGCGACATTTGTGCAGGTGGGGTGCCACGTTAATGCAGGAACCGTCCTGCATAAAGGACTCACCGGACTGCTTCAATCGCCGAACCTTATTTTGATCCTTTAACACTGACTGTCCCACTAGATTGACCACACATTGCAAGCCAAGATCAGTTTACTGTGAACCCTAATTGCATTCAGTTACATTATTTAGGGAAGGTTCTGACATCTGAAGCAAAATTAATATTGAATTAATCAAAATTGATAAGAGGTACCAGTCAAGCATTTTACCGGTAAAGGATTTGCTCCGCGGCCGGCTCTTAGCCACAGGCTGTGTCTTATTCTCCTCAGCTGTTGCCTGAACCCCAGGCTTTTGGCTCTGCCCAGAGTTCTCTTCCGTGTCACTCAAATCAGACAGGTCACTGTTGCTACTGGACTCTGACTCTCGTCTGGTGGACTGCCCACGTTCCTCTGGGGAAACCTTCTGTGACATCTGGTCAAGGGACGTGGCAACTCTACCTTCATCATTGACACGGGTGCTAACATCTGAACCCTCGTTTGGTTTGGATGTTTGTTGCCCATCCTGGGCTACCAATGTAGGAGTGGTCATAAGAGAGGAATGTGCAAACTGGGGGGTTAGGATTCCTTTAGGGGGTTCTGCCATGGTGAATAAATTTGGTTTGGCATCATTGCCAGGAGGATCTTTACCAAGTAGACTGTTGCAGACCGAAGGTGGAATAGCAGATGTGGATGGGGCAGGGAGTACAACGGAGGATGATTTTGAAGATGACAATGCACTTAAAAGATTTTGTGAGACAGCTTTACCATAAGAAAGAAATGGGTTTGTCTCCTTAGAAGCCAGTAGGAACAGGTTTTCATGAGTTTCTGAAACCTTGTTGCCAGTAAGCAAACTAAAACCACTGACAGGGTTAGAGCTGTTAACATTTCTATTCCCACTGCCGCCAGTACCAAGTCCACTGGTTCCTAGTCCTAAGGAAGGTTTCAGAACCTCTGGAGAACCTGCAACTTGACAACCAACTATAGCTGTAGGAAAAGTGGCTGGGAGTTTGCTGTGTGCCTCCCCAACCACTCCAAAAGGCTTGTTTTTTAGAATTCCATTGCCTGTAGGCTTGATATCAGGCACTTTGGGCTGCTCTTTCAGTGATGACAGGCCACCAGCAGGTGCTGAACCAAACAGTCCAGCAGATGCAGAAGCCACAACTGACTTTTTGAAACCCTCAGAGGGTGCAGTAGGCTTGAACAGGCTGGGCGGCTCCTTATTCAGGCACTCCGACAATGATGTGAAGGTCTTTGATTGGCCTTGAGAGATACTCTGGTTCTGAGACATGCATTGGAAGAACAGATTCTGTGATGGATCAGATTCTTGCCTCTGCTTTTCTTTTGCAGCTGCAAATGGAAAGCCAAAAGGCTTGTCCTCCTGGGAAGAGCCGTTTGTCTGTGCAGGGACATCCCCAAACAGTCCCACACCAAATCCTGTGGTAGTTAAAGCGGGGGTCTTGGATGTCTGAAATACAAAGCAGCAAAACAACACGATACtacacattttcactttaaaggaaaagttcacttaaaaatgaaaattctgtcatattttactctccctcatgtttcacACTGTCAAAggcttggaatgacatgagggtaaattatgacagaggtttcatttatgggtgaactattcttttaaaaacattcAAGCAAAACGAGTGAAAGGTAGAAAACGAAAGGGACATCTTTGTTGATTTAATACCTGGCTTGCCTCTGGGGTTGATCCCCACATACTGGACTTCTGGTTTGCATCTGCAGGAGCAGAAAGAGCCACACTTGAAGCATTTTCTCGCGAAGGTGATGAGATGGTAACAGGACCTGGAGACACCAGGGCAGCTGTTTTAGGATACCCTGAAAGGACAGTATCTTCCCTCTCTGATACTGGGAGTAATGGGGAGGATTTAGGGGCAGGGGCCCCTGGCACCAAGCTGGGCATTTGTCCCAAAGAGGGAAAAGTGTTAGAAAAGGGTGATGGGGCAGGCTTCAATGGAGGTGGTGTTGGAGTGGACACAGGAAGCACAGTTGATTTTGAAGTTGTCCTTTCTTGGTTTGGGACAGAACTGCCATTCTCCTTGACAAAACCTGCTGTCCTTGTGTGGGAGTGGTCCTGCTGAGAGGAATTACTGTTGTTAGTGGAGTCTTGGCTTGGCAGTGCTACTGGACTAGAGTTGCTCATCACCCTCCCACCTACTCCACCCCCACCATCCTCTCCCTCCACTATTTCTACTGCTGGCATCTTTACGCATGTTACCATAGCCTCAGCATCCTTGTTGGAACCATTCCCATTCTGGTTATCAGAGACACCCTCTCCAGTTCCTTTGAAACGTTTAAGAGTAATGTCTTCATCTCCTACGGAAGCTGTCCGGCGCCGTCGACTGCCCTCACCTTTCCCACTATCACCCTCCTTCCTGCGTCGATCTTGGCTCTTCAAAAGACATGATATGCCAGATGACATAGGCACATAATTAATAAAGTTTGGCTAAAGTACATTATAAACAATGACTTTACAATTCTAGTAACATTGTATTGGATTAGACATAATCTACGGTCTGATCGACCCTGGCAGTGACAATCTCATCATACCTCATCTAATTTTTCCACAGCAATCATTACATGAATGACCCGAGGATCGACCACCTGTGTTTCCTCAccctgcacaaaaaaaaaaacattaacacatcaaaccacatactgcaaAAATCTTTCATCTCCAACCCTTGAATCTTGCACTGGAACACCTACCCCTGTCTATGGGTTCTCACTTCCCACCCTTTTTGAACAATTAATTTCTATgatatttttatgactttttcaGGTGGTTTGAGATCACTGCGTAtggaattttttaaataatttagattCAGACTGATTTGTTAATTAATCATTTAGCTGCTTTGTGCACCGTTTTGAACAATTCATTGAAAATAAACTACTCAAACAATGATTTGCTAACAGTTAAAACATTATTATGGTTTGCAAGCATGTTTTACTATAAACAAGAGCAATATCTAtcagattaaatattttagggG
This region of Xyrauchen texanus isolate HMW12.3.18 chromosome 23, RBS_HiC_50CHRs, whole genome shotgun sequence genomic DNA includes:
- the LOC127663440 gene encoding lysine-specific demethylase 3B-like isoform X3, with the translated sequence MGDSLGLIGKRLLLLLNDGNSAAAVGAGGEMEQAAWLRGTVRAVSVIGLASPGVEVFMEFEDSPWRQRSWVQVYGDEVRAALMESAIVWANCSDPSLSAVGGATATQWPALMFKPLVDRVGLGSLVPVEFFGTRTLAFLTNGNSLLPFEAEKDLKHTLLQEQLALQAAISSWHSDSELQEILRKGSFTIQGRRVQVYQPEFKESWALGLVSQHDPVSHIMEITMDQGEETQVVDPRVIHVMIAVEKLDESQDRRRKEGDSGKGEGSRRRRTASVGDEDITLKRFKGTGEGVSDNQNGNGSNKDAEAMVTCVKMPAVEIVEGEDGGGGVGGRVMSNSSPVALPSQDSTNNSNSSQQDHSHTRTAGFVKENGSSVPNQERTTSKSTVLPVSTPTPPPLKPAPSPFSNTFPSLGQMPSLVPGAPAPKSSPLLPVSEREDTVLSGYPKTAALVSPGPVTISSPSRENASSVALSAPADANQKSSMWGSTPEASQTSKTPALTTTGFGVGLFGDVPAQTNGSSQEDKPFGFPFAAAKEKQRQESDPSQNLFFQCMSQNQSISQGQSKTFTSLSECLNKEPPSLFKPTAPSEGFKKSVVASASAGLFGSAPAGGLSSLKEQPKVPDIKPTGNGILKNKPFGVVGEAHSKLPATFPTAIVGCQVAGSPEVLKPSLGLGTSGLGTGGSGNRNVNSSNPVSGFSLLTGNKVSETHENLFLLASKETNPFLSYGKAVSQNLLSALSSSKSSSVVLPAPSTSAIPPSVCNSLLGKDPPGNDAKPNLFTMAEPPKGILTPQFAHSSLMTTPTLVAQDGQQTSKPNEGSDVSTRVNDEGRVATSLDQMSQKVSPEERGQSTRRESESSSNSDLSDLSDTEENSGQSQKPGVQATAEENKTQPVAKSRPRSKSFTVGQSVLKDQNKVRRLKQSGESFMQDGSCINVAPHLHKCRECRLERYRKFREQDSDDDDDPNVACRFFHFRRLAFTKKGVLRVEGFLSPTQSDSIAMGLWLPTIAAKEGLDLDTSKYILANVGDQFCQLVMSEKEAMMMIEPHQKVAWKRAVRGVREMCDVCETTLFNIHWVCRKCGFGVCLDCYRLRKNRPPEVDDGPDEEVFSWLKCAKGQPHEPQNLMPTQIIPGTALYSIGDMVHAARGKWGIKANCPCTSRHNKPLVRPGAPNGFSQSGAANSTGNGATSSPATSRPNGESGMGVVVKTEPAEEGDNTDTTSGMSGANTSTTTPAAAQTLGTKDGKGNSSALHWLADLATQKEPKESLRSMMGRDSRPPFGLDSFSTLSKPSGSSPKLFNSLLLGSGPSQPKAEGTSLRDLLNSGPGKLPQGSTEGGVSFPSVFSTTGSDKMKGGLPNFLDHIIASVVETKKAEGRRAAGSAEGGESGSVPRREGVMGLSVLDPNTSHSWLCDGRLLCLQDPSNSNNWKIFRECWKQGQPVLVSGIDKKLKSNLWKPEVFSEEFGDQDVDLVNCRNCAIISDVKVRDFWDGFQVISKRLQGGDGQPMVLKLKDWPPGEDFRDMMPTRFDDLMDNLPLPEYTKRDGRLNLASRLPNFFVRPDLGPKMYNAYGLTSTEDRKVGTTNLHLDVSDAVNVMVYVGIPEGEGDQANEVMQTIEEGDVDEMTKRRVYEIKEKPGALWHIYAAKDAEKIRELLRKVGEEQGQENPPDHDPIHDQSWYLDQTLRHRLYEEYGVQGWSIVQFLGDAVFIPAGAPHQVHNLYSCIKVAEDFVSPEHVKHCFRLTQEFRHLSNTHTNHEDKLQVKNIIYHAVKDAVGTLKAHESTKLSRS